Proteins from a single region of Mustela erminea isolate mMusErm1 chromosome X, mMusErm1.Pri, whole genome shotgun sequence:
- the OTUD6A gene encoding OTU domain-containing protein 6A, with protein MEDSQSEQQRIIRRHHREKKELQARIQAMKNSVPKSDKKRRKQLLLDVARLEAEMEQKHQQELEKFRESFPDNGNLDSVTEDLAKMDLENQPPRQSRAQRRRERRAALERERQERITEAEMEHLASFRREEEEKLAAILGSKNLELKDIPADGHCMYRAIQDQLVFSVTVESLRKRTADYMRKHVDDFLPFFSDPDTGNAYSREDFLSYCDDIVRSPSWGGQLELRALSHVLQTPIEVIQADSPAVVIGGEYTRKPLILVYLRYACNLGEHYNSVRPLEAGAVGGAAPRLF; from the coding sequence ATGGAAGATTCTCAGAGTGAGCAACAGCGGATAATACGACGCCACCACCGCGAGAAAAAAGAGCTGCAGGCCCGCATCCAGGCCATGAAGAACTCGGTCCCCAAGAGcgacaaaaagagaagaaagcagttGCTCCTAGACGTGGCCCGCCTCGAGGCCGAGATGGAGCAGAAGCACCAGCAGGAGCTGGAGAAGTTCCGAGAGAGCTTTCCTGATAACGGCAACCTCGACTCCGTCACGGAAGATCTCGCCAAGATGGATCTTGAGAACCAGCCTCCCCGGCAGTCCCGGGCACAGAGAAGGCGCGAAAGAAGGGCGGCGCTTGAGAGAGAGCGCCAGGAGAGGATCACCGAGGCCGAGATGGAGCACCTGGCTAGCTTCCGCCGCGAAGAGGAGGAGAAGCTCGCCGCCATCCTAGGATCCAAGAATCTGGAGCTGAAGGATATCCCGGCCGATGGCCACTGCATGTATCGCGCCATCCAAGACCAGCTGGTGTTCTCGGTGACGGTAGAGAGCCTGCGGAAACGCACCGCCGATTACATGCGCAAGCACGTGGACGACTTCCTGCCCTTCTTCAGCGACCCGGACACCGGCAACGCCTACAGCCGCGAAGACTTCTTGAGCTACTGCGACGACATCGTGCGCAGCCCCTCATGGGGAGGCCAGCTCGAGCTGAGGGCCCTGTCGCACGTCCTGCAGACACCCATCGAGGTGATCCAGGCCGATTCGCCCGCTGTCGTCATCGGCGGGGAGTACACCCGGAAGCCGCTCATCCTTGTCTACCTGCGCTACGCTTGCAACCTCGGCGAGCACTACAATTCGGTGAGGCCGCTTGAGGCCGGCGCCGTAGGGGGCGCGGCCCCGCGGCTCTTCTAG